The following proteins are encoded in a genomic region of Salminus brasiliensis chromosome 25, fSalBra1.hap2, whole genome shotgun sequence:
- the LOC140547757 gene encoding cholesterol 25-hydroxylase-like protein 1, member 1 — protein sequence MWNISKVALQLPTSRTSDRLLQPLWDYLLFHHYSLVSSPFFPVMLAFSSYFIFSCPFAILDLLGEHAPAFYSYKIQKERRPTASRMMRSLGIALYNHLVFVVPVVLINSAVMPAPQLPALAPTVWELFSGGLGALIIFDTQYFFWHMAHHRNGHLYKWVHAIHHDYISPFSWSTEHLSAVELMTVGFWSNLNPLLLRCHPLTTWTLTIFSIWLSVEDHIGYDLPWTPSHLVPFGLLGGALAHDLHHQKPSSNFAPFFSHWDRLFGTSNNVVKRTEKRMLDGKVT from the coding sequence ATGTGGAACATCAGTAAAGTTGCCTTGCAGCTTCCTACTTCCAGGACTTCAGACCGGCTTCTCCAGCCACTGTGGGACTACCTGCTGTTCCATCATTACTCCCTGGTCTCATCACCTTTCTTCCCTGTCATGCTCGCCTTCTCTAGCTACTTCATCTTCAGTTGTCCCTTTGCGATTCTGGACCTCCTGGGAGAGCACGCTCCTGCCTTTTACAGCTACAAGATCCAAAAGGAGAGGCGACCGACCGCCAGCAGGATGATGAGGAGCCTGGGCATAGCGCTGTACAACCACCTGGTCTTTGTGGTCCCAGTGGTTCTGATCAACAGTGCTGTGATGCCAGCTCCTCAGCTGCCTGCGCTTGCTCCAACAGTCTGGGAGCTTTTCTCCGGGGGTCTTGGTGCCTTGATCATCTTTGATACCCAGTACTTCTTCTGGCATATGGCTCATCACAGGAACGGACACCTGTATAAGTGGGTCCACGCCATCCACCATGACTACATCTCGCCCTTCTCCTGGTCCACCGAACATCTCAGTGCTGTGGAGCTGATGACAGTGGGTTTCTGGAGTAACCTGAACCCTCTCCTTCTACGGTGCCATCCCCTGACTACGTGGACCCTCACCATCTTCAGCATCTGGTTGTCTGTTGAGGATCACATTGGCTACGACCTGCCCTGGACCCCAAGCCACCTTGTTCCTTTTGGACTGCTTGGAGGAGCACTAGCTCATGACCTTCACCACCAGAAGCCCAGCAGCAACTTTGCTCCTTTCTTCAGTCACTGGGACAGACTTTTTGGCACATCCAACAATGTGGTGAAAAGGACTGAGAAACGCATGTTGGATGGGAAAgtcacttaa